The proteins below come from a single Saccharopolyspora sp. SCSIO 74807 genomic window:
- a CDS encoding MoaD/ThiS family protein: MAINVSIPTILRTHTDGQKSVEASGNTVAEVINDLDSKHSGLKDRLVKEGSLHRFVNVYVNDEDVRFSGGLEASVADGDSVTILPAVAGGMR; the protein is encoded by the coding sequence ATGGCAATCAACGTCTCGATCCCCACCATCCTGCGCACCCACACCGATGGCCAGAAGTCGGTGGAGGCCAGCGGCAACACGGTCGCCGAGGTCATCAACGACCTGGACAGCAAGCACAGCGGCCTCAAGGACCGGCTGGTCAAGGAGGGCTCGCTGCACCGCTTCGTGAACGTCTACGTCAACGACGAGGACGTGCGGTTCTCCGGTGGCCTGGAAGCCAGCGTGGCCGACGGGGACAGCGTGACGATCCTGCCGGCCGTGGCCGGCGGCATGCGCTGA
- a CDS encoding M67 family metallopeptidase — protein sequence MLVIRRDLVDAMVAHARRDHPDEACGVIAGPDGSDRPERFVEMINAERSPTFYRFDSSEQLKVWREMDQADEEPVVIYHSHTATEAYPSRTDVSYALEPNAHYVLVSTRDPETHELRSYRILDGVVTEEPVEIVESYMFAHTGTDEVPDRG from the coding sequence GTGCTGGTGATTCGACGCGACCTCGTCGACGCGATGGTCGCGCACGCTCGACGGGACCACCCGGACGAGGCGTGCGGCGTCATTGCCGGCCCGGACGGGTCGGACCGGCCCGAGCGGTTCGTCGAGATGATCAACGCGGAGCGCTCGCCGACGTTCTACCGCTTCGATTCGAGCGAGCAGCTCAAGGTGTGGCGGGAGATGGACCAGGCGGATGAGGAGCCGGTCGTCATCTACCACTCGCACACCGCGACCGAGGCGTACCCGTCGCGCACCGACGTGTCCTACGCCTTGGAACCCAATGCGCACTACGTTCTCGTGTCCACCAGGGACCCGGAGACCCACGAGTTGCGCTCGTACCGCATCCTCGACGGCGTGGTGACCGAGGAGCCGGTGGAGATCGTGGAGTCCTACATGTTCGCCCACACCGGCACCGACGAGGTGCCCGACCGCGGCTGA
- a CDS encoding P1 family peptidase gives MRSGARNSITDVRGVLVGHEQRLDEQWATGTSVVLTAGGASAAVDVRGGGPGTRETDVLEPTHAVQQAHAIVLTGGSAYGLAAADGAMRWLGEREHGFPVGTEPHEVVPVVPAAVLFDLPMGDWGNRPDAAFGHRACDAASATEAREGNVGAGTGAVAGSLKGGTGSASAVFTSDVLGSEVTVGALMAVNSSGSVIDPETGLPWNPHPGLRAPSTDEIAAGKRLGPRPSRHGTAQRPVNTTIGVVATDLALTKPQCHRIAVAGHDGLARAIRPAHGMSDGDTVFALSTGSPAASRERDSDQRLAGAEARLLDEVCAAAADVVQHAIVRAVLAAEPVGEVTSYTRTYPSARE, from the coding sequence ATGCGATCAGGAGCGCGGAACTCGATCACCGACGTGCGCGGCGTGCTCGTGGGGCACGAGCAGCGGCTCGACGAGCAGTGGGCGACCGGTACCAGCGTGGTGCTCACCGCGGGCGGCGCGTCCGCGGCGGTCGACGTGCGCGGCGGCGGCCCCGGCACCCGCGAGACCGATGTGCTCGAACCGACCCACGCGGTGCAGCAGGCGCACGCGATCGTGCTCACCGGCGGCAGCGCCTACGGGCTGGCCGCCGCCGATGGCGCGATGCGCTGGCTCGGCGAACGCGAGCACGGTTTCCCGGTGGGCACCGAGCCGCACGAGGTCGTTCCGGTCGTCCCGGCGGCGGTGCTGTTCGACCTGCCGATGGGCGACTGGGGCAACCGGCCGGACGCCGCCTTCGGCCACCGCGCCTGCGATGCGGCCTCGGCCACCGAGGCTCGGGAGGGCAACGTCGGCGCCGGAACCGGCGCGGTCGCGGGCTCGCTCAAGGGCGGCACCGGTTCCGCCAGCGCGGTGTTCACCAGTGACGTGCTGGGCAGCGAGGTCACCGTCGGCGCGTTGATGGCCGTGAACTCCTCGGGCTCGGTGATCGACCCGGAGACCGGGTTGCCCTGGAACCCGCATCCGGGCCTGCGCGCCCCATCCACCGACGAGATCGCGGCGGGCAAGCGGCTCGGCCCCCGGCCGTCGCGGCACGGGACGGCGCAGCGCCCGGTGAACACCACCATCGGAGTCGTCGCCACCGACCTCGCGCTGACCAAACCGCAGTGCCACCGGATCGCGGTCGCCGGGCACGACGGGCTGGCGCGCGCGATCCGGCCGGCGCACGGGATGTCCGATGGGGACACCGTGTTCGCGCTGTCGACCGGTTCCCCCGCGGCGTCCAGGGAACGGGATTCCGATCAGCGGCTGGCCGGTGCCGAGGCGCGGCTGCTCGACGAGGTCTGCGCCGCCGCGGCCGACGTCGTGCAGCACGCCATCGTGCGCGCGGTGCTGGCCGCGGAACCGGTGGGCGAGGTGACTTCCTACACGCGCACCTACCCCTCGGCGCGGGAATGA
- a CDS encoding SMP-30/gluconolactonase/LRE family protein, which yields MTARAEFAVRANASVGLSPTWDVGTDTLLWTDLRAHSAHRYAPDDTDHAMDVPQQISAAKPRTRGGLLLHFDEGIALFDADGKSRTWLTFWAREGVRAGESTIDTRGRLWANTVPEQHGGDGWLVRVDARGAAHVVLRGVAAGNGLAFSPDDTRLYFVDSATHRVDVLGFDAQSGEAGGRRPLLAIDGEPGGLCTDADGCLWITVRDRGEVRRYAPSGELDRTIQLPAQRPTSCCLGGADLTDLYVTTAREGLASPGEADGAVLVVPGVGNGLRSYSFTG from the coding sequence ATGACCGCGCGAGCCGAGTTCGCGGTGCGCGCGAACGCTTCCGTCGGCCTGAGCCCCACCTGGGACGTCGGCACCGACACCCTGCTGTGGACCGACCTGCGCGCGCACTCCGCGCATCGCTACGCGCCGGACGACACCGATCACGCCATGGACGTCCCCCAGCAGATCAGCGCGGCCAAACCGCGGACGCGCGGCGGGCTGCTGCTGCACTTCGACGAGGGCATCGCGCTGTTCGATGCGGACGGCAAGAGCCGCACCTGGCTCACCTTCTGGGCTCGGGAAGGCGTGCGCGCCGGGGAGAGCACCATCGACACGCGCGGGCGGCTGTGGGCGAACACGGTCCCCGAACAGCACGGCGGCGACGGCTGGCTGGTGCGGGTCGACGCGCGTGGCGCCGCCCACGTCGTGCTGCGCGGTGTGGCCGCGGGCAACGGCTTGGCGTTCAGCCCGGACGACACCCGGCTCTACTTCGTCGACAGCGCGACGCACCGGGTGGACGTGCTCGGTTTCGACGCGCAGTCCGGCGAGGCGGGCGGCCGCCGCCCGCTGCTGGCGATCGACGGCGAACCGGGCGGGTTGTGCACCGACGCGGACGGCTGCCTCTGGATCACCGTGCGGGACCGCGGTGAGGTTCGGCGGTACGCGCCCAGCGGCGAGCTCGACCGCACGATCCAGCTACCCGCGCAGCGCCCGACCAGCTGCTGCTTAGGCGGCGCGGACCTGACCGACCTGTACGTCACGACCGCCCGCGAAGGACTCGCCTCCCCCGGCGAAGCCGACGGCGCCGTGCTGGTCGTGCCGGGCGTGGGCAACGGGCTGCGCTCGTACTCCTTCACCGGCTGA
- a CDS encoding cupin domain-containing protein, protein MVVRSKEVYDNPVCGERVVIRRGNDEGDGSVLIWDLYLEPGGTVVGEHYHPTADERFVLVSGKLGIRAGGRSRILEEVGESVLAEAGTRHYFWNGDSGPTRIVIRMQGRVDRFEQAVFRQLYGLAQDGRTDSNGKPGLLQHAVTSAEYADIVRFAAPPWPVQRLLFGVLAPVGRALGFRALCAEYRDRRAPLVAELDPLPPGFPEL, encoded by the coding sequence ATGGTCGTCCGGTCGAAAGAGGTCTACGACAACCCGGTCTGCGGTGAGCGCGTCGTCATCCGGCGGGGCAACGACGAAGGCGACGGGTCCGTGCTCATCTGGGACCTGTACCTGGAGCCCGGCGGCACCGTGGTCGGCGAGCACTACCATCCGACGGCCGACGAGAGGTTCGTGCTGGTCAGCGGCAAGCTGGGCATTCGAGCAGGCGGCCGGTCGCGGATTCTCGAAGAAGTGGGCGAGAGCGTGCTCGCCGAAGCGGGCACCCGGCACTACTTCTGGAACGGCGACTCCGGCCCGACGCGGATCGTGATCCGGATGCAGGGCCGGGTGGATCGCTTCGAGCAGGCCGTGTTCCGGCAGTTGTACGGGCTGGCCCAAGACGGCAGGACCGATTCGAACGGCAAGCCCGGCCTGCTGCAGCATGCGGTGACCTCCGCCGAATACGCCGACATCGTCCGGTTCGCCGCACCGCCGTGGCCGGTGCAGCGCTTGCTGTTCGGGGTGCTCGCCCCGGTCGGACGTGCCCTCGGTTTTCGGGCGTTGTGCGCGGAGTACCGGGACCGGCGAGCGCCGCTCGTCGCGGAACTCGACCCGCTGCCCCCGGGATTTCCCGAGTTGTAG
- a CDS encoding PDR/VanB family oxidoreductase — MQQAILDRIDPVAEDVAALVLRGASAPLAPWEPGAHIDLALPNWLTRQYSLCGDPADREHYRIAVRHDRLSRGGSEYVHRFLRQGRTLDISLPRNHFPLRDAPEHLFVAGGIGITPILPMLRAAVAAGSSATLVYVGRSVAAMPFADELRRDHGDRVRIVATEDQCRPDFAALAGELGPRALIYCCGPTSMIAAAEAAFPAQRLHAERFRPVAKTFPPNTAFEVACARSGRTVEVAADETLLDALNHSGHPVASGCREGVCGSCELTVVEGEPEHRDDIGAEQGRIFACVSRAVAAAGGGPVISR, encoded by the coding sequence ATGCAGCAAGCGATCCTCGATCGCATCGACCCGGTGGCCGAGGACGTCGCCGCGCTCGTCCTGCGCGGTGCGAGCGCCCCGTTGGCGCCCTGGGAGCCGGGAGCGCACATCGATCTGGCGTTGCCGAACTGGCTGACCCGGCAGTACTCGCTCTGCGGTGATCCCGCCGACCGGGAGCACTACCGCATCGCGGTCCGGCACGACCGGCTCAGCCGAGGCGGTTCGGAGTACGTGCACCGGTTCCTCCGGCAGGGCCGCACGCTGGACATTTCGTTGCCGCGCAACCATTTTCCGCTCCGGGACGCGCCGGAGCACCTGTTCGTCGCGGGCGGGATCGGGATCACGCCGATCCTGCCGATGCTGCGGGCGGCCGTGGCGGCGGGGTCCTCGGCGACGCTGGTCTACGTGGGACGGTCGGTGGCGGCCATGCCGTTCGCCGACGAACTTCGCCGCGACCACGGCGATCGGGTGCGCATCGTCGCCACGGAAGATCAGTGCCGACCCGATTTCGCGGCGCTGGCCGGGGAACTCGGTCCGCGTGCGCTGATCTACTGCTGCGGACCCACGTCGATGATCGCTGCTGCCGAGGCCGCGTTTCCCGCGCAGCGGTTGCACGCGGAACGTTTCCGGCCGGTGGCCAAGACCTTCCCGCCGAACACCGCGTTCGAGGTGGCGTGCGCCCGCTCCGGGCGAACCGTCGAGGTCGCGGCGGACGAGACGTTGCTGGACGCGCTGAACCACTCCGGGCATCCCGTGGCGTCCGGTTGCCGCGAAGGCGTCTGCGGCAGTTGCGAACTCACCGTCGTCGAAGGCGAGCCCGAGCACCGGGACGACATCGGCGCCGAGCAGGGGCGGATTTTCGCCTGCGTGTCCCGCGCGGTCGCCGCGGCTGGTGGTGGACCTGTGATCAGCCGGTGA
- a CDS encoding isochorismatase family protein, which translates to MSTALLIVDVQLDFCEGGALGVSGGAGVAAAISRHAAENEYAHVVATRDYHIDPGDHFSSRPDYVRSWPVHCVAGTAGAAFHPELEVGPVRAVFSKGQYSAGYSGFEGKDRLGTPLRDWLGERGVDAVDVVGIATDHCVRATALDAAKAGLTTTVLLSLTAGVAPATVDTAVRDLRAAGVALTGTPVVA; encoded by the coding sequence ATGAGCACTGCGCTGCTGATCGTCGATGTGCAGCTCGACTTCTGCGAGGGCGGGGCGCTCGGGGTGTCCGGCGGGGCCGGTGTCGCCGCGGCGATTTCCCGCCATGCCGCGGAGAACGAGTACGCGCACGTGGTCGCCACCCGCGATTACCACATCGATCCCGGGGATCACTTCAGCTCGCGGCCGGACTACGTGCGGTCCTGGCCGGTGCACTGCGTCGCGGGCACCGCCGGCGCGGCGTTCCACCCGGAGCTGGAGGTGGGGCCGGTGCGCGCGGTGTTCTCCAAGGGGCAGTACAGCGCCGGATACTCCGGTTTCGAGGGGAAAGATCGGCTTGGCACGCCGCTGCGCGATTGGCTCGGTGAACGCGGAGTGGACGCCGTCGATGTGGTCGGCATCGCCACCGACCACTGCGTGCGCGCCACCGCGCTGGACGCCGCGAAAGCGGGCCTGACCACGACGGTCCTGCTGTCGCTGACCGCAGGAGTCGCACCGGCCACAGTGGACACAGCTGTTCGCGACCTGCGCGCGGCGGGAGTGGCGCTGACGGGGACGCCGGTGGTGGCGTGA
- a CDS encoding rhomboid family intramembrane serine protease, giving the protein MLPQQPLRAAVQMAFLIAVLYAVEFADQLTPATSLDDNGIVPRAVDGLDGIVWAPLLHAGWAHLISNTLPLLVLGWLVLANGARQFIAVTATVWIVGGLGTWLIGAPPTHVGASGVAFGWMVFLLVRGFFLGSVGQILVAAVLFFYWGGMLWGVLPGQPGISWEGHLCGALGGLLAAWLVSRNTRRPDKPASPGTLSA; this is encoded by the coding sequence GTGCTGCCGCAGCAGCCGCTGCGCGCGGCGGTCCAGATGGCTTTCCTGATCGCGGTGCTCTACGCGGTCGAGTTCGCGGACCAGCTGACCCCGGCCACCAGCCTCGACGACAACGGCATCGTGCCTCGCGCGGTCGACGGCCTGGACGGGATCGTGTGGGCGCCGCTGCTGCACGCGGGCTGGGCGCACCTCATCTCGAACACGCTGCCGCTGCTGGTGCTGGGCTGGCTGGTGCTGGCCAACGGTGCACGCCAGTTCATCGCGGTCACCGCCACGGTGTGGATCGTCGGCGGCCTCGGCACCTGGCTGATCGGGGCGCCGCCCACGCACGTCGGCGCCTCCGGCGTCGCCTTCGGGTGGATGGTGTTCCTGCTGGTCCGCGGCTTCTTCCTGGGCAGCGTCGGGCAGATCCTGGTGGCCGCGGTGCTGTTCTTCTACTGGGGCGGCATGTTGTGGGGCGTGCTGCCCGGCCAGCCCGGCATCTCCTGGGAGGGCCACCTGTGCGGCGCGCTCGGCGGGCTGCTCGCGGCGTGGCTGGTGTCCCGCAACACTCGTCGTCCGGACAAGCCCGCCTCGCCTGGCACACTGTCCGCGTGA
- the clpS gene encoding ATP-dependent Clp protease adapter ClpS: protein MTSPAELERAQPNELGNEDKPWVTVVWNDPVNLMSYVTYVLQKIFGYSRDHATKLMLDVHHKGRAAVSSGTKEKVEGDVAKLHANGLWATMQKDS, encoded by the coding sequence ATGACTTCGCCCGCTGAACTGGAGCGCGCGCAGCCGAACGAACTCGGCAACGAGGACAAACCGTGGGTGACCGTGGTGTGGAACGACCCGGTGAACCTGATGTCCTACGTGACCTACGTGCTGCAGAAGATCTTCGGTTACAGCCGGGACCACGCGACCAAGCTGATGCTCGACGTGCACCACAAGGGACGGGCCGCGGTGTCCTCGGGCACGAAGGAGAAGGTCGAGGGCGATGTGGCGAAGCTGCACGCCAACGGCCTGTGGGCGACGATGCAGAAAGACTCGTGA
- a CDS encoding TetR/AcrR family transcriptional regulator has protein sequence MTSGERRLRPRKQPRQVRAELTRRRILAAAAHVFAEHGYAAGTTNRIAERARISIGSLYQYYPNKDAILAELMSRHLDDGAAALRRQDEQLPESFEEIVRGFVRTAIDNHREDPRLLRLLLEQAPRSQQLLERISQHERERVAGVRELLDGHPEVRVDDTGTAARLLVSTIEFVVHHLVAAPDPIDAERLEDELVAMLTRYLTAAD, from the coding sequence ATGACATCCGGCGAGCGCAGGCTCCGGCCCCGCAAACAGCCCCGCCAGGTCCGCGCCGAACTCACCCGGCGACGCATCCTCGCCGCGGCTGCTCACGTTTTCGCCGAACACGGTTACGCCGCGGGCACCACGAACCGCATCGCCGAGCGGGCGCGGATCTCGATCGGCTCGCTGTACCAGTACTACCCGAACAAGGACGCCATCCTCGCCGAGCTGATGAGCAGGCACCTCGACGACGGAGCGGCCGCGCTGCGGCGCCAGGACGAGCAGCTGCCCGAGTCGTTCGAGGAGATCGTCCGGGGGTTCGTGCGCACGGCGATCGACAACCACCGCGAGGATCCGCGGCTGCTGCGCCTGCTGCTCGAACAAGCACCGCGCTCCCAGCAGCTGCTGGAACGGATCTCGCAGCACGAGCGGGAAAGGGTGGCGGGCGTGCGGGAACTGCTCGACGGGCATCCCGAGGTCCGGGTGGACGACACCGGCACGGCCGCCCGGCTGCTGGTGTCCACGATCGAGTTCGTCGTGCACCACCTCGTCGCCGCGCCCGACCCGATCGACGCCGAGCGGCTCGAGGACGAGCTCGTCGCCATGCTCACCCGCTACCTCACGGCCGCCGACTGA
- a CDS encoding PLP-dependent cysteine synthase family protein, which yields MARYDSLLDALGDTPLVGLPHLSPAPDVRLWAKLEDRNPTGSVKDRVALSMIEAAEKEGRLTTGCTILEPTSGNTGISLAMAAKLKGYGLVCVMPENTSEERRQILQAFGARIVSSPAAGGSNQAVAVAKELAQQNPDWVMLYQYGNSANADAHYRGTGPEILRDMPGLTHFVAGLGTTGTLVGVGRYLHEHKPGVQIVAAEPRYGELVYGLRNLDEGFVPELYDESVLSRRFSVGSYDALRRTRQLLESEGIFAGISTGGVVHAALTIGEKAAAAGESADIVFVVADAGWKYLSTGAYGGTLDEAAQRLDGQLWA from the coding sequence GTGGCCCGCTACGACTCATTGCTCGACGCGCTCGGCGACACCCCGCTGGTCGGGTTGCCGCACCTGTCACCCGCACCGGACGTGCGGCTGTGGGCGAAGCTGGAGGACCGCAACCCGACCGGTTCGGTCAAAGACCGCGTCGCGCTGTCCATGATCGAGGCGGCGGAGAAGGAAGGCCGGCTCACCACCGGCTGCACCATCCTGGAGCCGACCTCCGGCAACACCGGCATCTCGCTGGCGATGGCCGCCAAGCTCAAGGGCTACGGCCTGGTCTGCGTGATGCCGGAGAACACCTCCGAGGAGCGCAGGCAGATCCTGCAGGCGTTCGGCGCGCGGATCGTGTCCTCGCCCGCCGCGGGCGGCTCGAACCAGGCGGTCGCGGTCGCCAAGGAGCTCGCCCAGCAGAACCCGGACTGGGTGATGCTCTACCAGTACGGCAACTCCGCGAACGCGGACGCGCACTACCGGGGGACCGGGCCGGAGATCCTGCGGGACATGCCGGGCCTCACGCACTTCGTTGCGGGGCTCGGCACCACGGGCACGCTCGTCGGCGTGGGGCGCTACCTGCACGAGCACAAGCCCGGGGTGCAGATCGTGGCGGCCGAGCCGCGCTACGGCGAGCTGGTGTACGGGCTGCGCAACCTCGATGAGGGGTTCGTGCCCGAGCTCTACGACGAGAGCGTGCTGTCCCGCCGGTTCTCCGTCGGGTCCTACGACGCGCTGCGGCGCACCCGGCAACTGCTGGAGTCCGAGGGCATCTTCGCCGGGATCTCCACCGGCGGCGTGGTGCACGCGGCGTTGACCATCGGCGAGAAGGCGGCCGCGGCCGGGGAGTCCGCGGACATCGTCTTCGTCGTGGCCGACGCCGGGTGGAAGTACCTGTCCACCGGCGCCTACGGCGGCACCCTCGACGAGGCGGCGCAACGCCTGGACGGCCAGCTCTGGGCCTGA
- a CDS encoding nicotinate phosphoribosyltransferase, with product MTAASSTALRTDHYELTMLASALRDGTAERRCVFEVFTRRLPDGRRYGVLGGMQRVLDAIENFRFDEAELTRLAEAGVVDETTLDWLRNYRFQGDVDGYPEGELYFPGSPLLTVRGTFAEAVLLETVVLSILNHDSAIAAAAARMVSAANGRRIIEMGSRRTHEESAVAAARAAYLAGFSGTSNLEAGRRYRIPTMGTSAHSFTLLHDSERAAFESQIAALGADTTLLVDTYDISRGIATAVEVAGSGLGAVRIDSGDVGVLARQAREQLDSLGATGTRVVVSGDLDEYAIASLRAEPVDGYGVGTSLVTGSGAPTAGMVYKLTEVEGRPVAKRSSSKESRGGSKSALRRHKNTGTAIEEEVYRTGAGFAAPQPGPHDREVPIPLVRGGKQVDDLPTLEDNRERLRHALVSLPWEGLKLSGGEPAIPTVFPES from the coding sequence ATGACGGCCGCATCCAGTACCGCACTGCGCACCGATCACTACGAGCTGACCATGCTGGCCAGTGCCCTGCGCGACGGGACCGCCGAGCGGCGTTGCGTGTTCGAGGTGTTCACCCGGCGATTGCCGGACGGGCGCCGGTACGGCGTGCTCGGCGGGATGCAGCGGGTGCTGGACGCGATCGAGAACTTCCGCTTCGACGAGGCCGAGCTGACGCGGCTCGCGGAGGCCGGGGTGGTCGACGAGACCACGCTGGACTGGCTGCGCAACTACCGGTTCCAGGGCGATGTGGACGGTTATCCCGAGGGCGAGCTGTACTTCCCCGGTTCGCCGCTGCTGACCGTGCGCGGCACGTTCGCGGAAGCGGTGCTGCTGGAGACGGTGGTGCTGTCGATCCTCAACCACGACAGCGCGATCGCCGCCGCGGCCGCGCGGATGGTCTCGGCGGCCAACGGGCGCCGGATCATCGAGATGGGATCCCGCCGCACGCACGAGGAATCCGCGGTGGCCGCCGCACGCGCCGCCTACCTGGCAGGGTTCTCCGGGACGTCGAACCTGGAGGCCGGTCGCCGCTACCGCATTCCCACCATGGGGACCTCGGCGCATTCGTTCACGCTGCTGCACGACTCCGAGCGTGCCGCGTTCGAGTCGCAGATCGCCGCTCTTGGCGCGGACACGACACTCCTGGTGGACACCTACGACATTTCCCGCGGGATCGCGACGGCCGTGGAGGTCGCGGGTTCCGGTCTCGGCGCGGTCCGGATCGACTCCGGTGACGTGGGCGTGCTGGCGCGGCAGGCGCGGGAGCAGCTGGATTCGCTGGGCGCGACCGGAACCCGCGTGGTCGTCTCCGGTGACCTGGACGAGTACGCGATCGCCTCGCTGCGCGCGGAACCGGTCGACGGCTACGGCGTGGGCACTTCGCTGGTGACCGGTTCGGGGGCGCCGACGGCGGGCATGGTCTACAAGCTCACCGAGGTCGAGGGCCGCCCGGTCGCCAAGCGCTCGTCGAGCAAGGAGTCCCGCGGCGGCAGCAAATCCGCGCTGCGCAGGCACAAGAACACCGGTACCGCGATCGAGGAGGAGGTGTACCGGACCGGGGCGGGCTTCGCCGCGCCGCAGCCGGGCCCGCACGACCGCGAGGTGCCGATTCCGCTGGTGCGCGGCGGGAAACAGGTCGATGACCTGCCCACGCTGGAGGACAATCGGGAGCGCCTGCGGCACGCACTGGTGAGCCTGCCGTGGGAGGGGCTGAAGCTTTCCGGTGGCGAACCGGCGATTCCGACCGTCTTTCCGGAGAGCTGA
- a CDS encoding MSMEG_1061 family FMN-dependent PPOX-type flavoprotein produces the protein MTRARERFRRVPLDEIRARIGEPDDGLKVAKSGTRIAEHAHRFIAHCPFLSLATADAAGLPDCSPRGDYPGFVKVLDEHTLAIPDRPGNKIADSFRNLADNDGIGLLLLIPGVREVLRINGRGYATDEPDVLARMQVEGKDPMFALIVEVQQVFFHCGRALLRSRLWDPASQALANEIPSAGEIVAAELGADPQVLNDRLEAAYRQLY, from the coding sequence GTGACCCGCGCCCGCGAGCGATTCCGCCGAGTGCCGCTGGACGAGATCCGCGCCCGGATCGGCGAGCCCGACGACGGCCTCAAGGTCGCGAAGTCCGGCACCCGCATCGCCGAGCACGCGCACCGGTTCATCGCGCACTGCCCGTTCCTGTCGCTGGCCACCGCGGACGCGGCGGGGCTGCCGGACTGCTCACCCCGCGGTGACTACCCGGGTTTCGTGAAGGTGCTGGACGAACACACGCTGGCGATCCCGGACCGGCCAGGCAACAAGATCGCCGACTCGTTCCGGAACCTGGCGGACAACGACGGGATCGGGTTGCTGTTGCTGATCCCCGGCGTGCGGGAAGTGCTGCGGATCAACGGCCGCGGTTACGCCACCGACGAACCCGACGTGCTCGCGCGGATGCAGGTCGAGGGCAAGGACCCGATGTTCGCGCTGATCGTCGAGGTGCAGCAGGTGTTCTTCCACTGCGGGCGGGCGCTGCTGCGCTCCCGGCTGTGGGATCCGGCCAGCCAGGCGCTGGCCAACGAGATCCCGTCCGCGGGCGAGATCGTCGCCGCCGAGCTCGGAGCCGATCCCCAGGTGTTGAACGACCGGCTCGAAGCCGCCTACCGCCAGCTGTACTGA
- a CDS encoding DUF2017 domain-containing protein has protein sequence MNGWTRKNGHVVAELSQQEAAVIRGLVGQIKDMLDARADEAPQDELAELTGIRTGPSTPPEDRVLERLLPDFYRRDPETGETDEEKPAAAGAMRSLYEPELLDRKTGTAAVVLETCPRDGGRVVLSGEQADNWLSAINDVRLALGTALDVQEDMPEEPPEDDLRREHLGVYQWLTWVQDSLVETLTS, from the coding sequence GTGAACGGCTGGACGCGCAAGAACGGGCACGTCGTCGCCGAACTGTCCCAGCAGGAAGCGGCGGTGATCCGCGGCCTGGTCGGGCAGATCAAGGACATGCTCGACGCCCGGGCCGACGAGGCCCCGCAGGACGAGCTGGCCGAGCTCACCGGCATCCGCACCGGCCCGTCCACCCCGCCCGAGGACCGGGTGCTGGAGCGGCTGCTGCCGGACTTCTACCGGCGCGACCCGGAAACCGGCGAGACCGACGAGGAGAAGCCCGCGGCCGCCGGGGCGATGCGCTCGCTGTACGAGCCGGAGCTGCTGGACCGCAAGACCGGCACCGCCGCGGTGGTGCTGGAGACCTGCCCGCGCGACGGCGGCCGGGTGGTGCTCAGCGGTGAGCAGGCCGACAACTGGCTCAGCGCGATCAACGACGTGCGGCTGGCACTGGGCACCGCCCTCGACGTGCAGGAGGACATGCCCGAGGAGCCGCCGGAGGACGACCTGCGCCGCGAGCACCTGGGCGTCTACCAGTGGCTCACCTGGGTCCAGGACTCCCTGGTCGAAACCCTCACCTCCTGA